A region of the Cyanobium usitatum str. Tous genome:
GTGATCAGTTGAGGGCCCTAGCCACCTGGAGCGGCGCAATCGCCGGTCTGCTGCTGATCTTGGTAGGCGGGCTGATTCAGGCCGCCGCCCCGCTTCCGGCCGCCAGCGGCGGCTGGAACCTCGCAACCCTGCCAATCACCCTCCAGGTGCCTGCCCTGCTGTTAACCGCCCTGGTCTGCGGCCCTCGCAGCGGCATGCTCGCAGCAGTTGCTTACCTGAGCCTGGGCCTGTTCCAACTACCGGTGTTTCAGGGCGGAGGTGGTGCCGCCTACCTCTTGGATCCTGGCTTTGGTTATCTAGCTGGCTTCATCCCGGCTGCCTGGCTCACCGGCAAGCTCGTGCGGCAGCAGGGCATGGACGACCTGCTGGGTTTGTTTGGCGCCGCAGTGGTTGGGCTGGGCGTCCTGCAGGTTTGCGGCATAGCCAACCTTTTGCTGGGAGCACTGGCTGGCCGCTGGGGACCAAATCTTGGAATCCTCCTATTCAGCTACAGCCTGGCGCCCTTGCTGCCCCAGTTGCTCCTGTGCTGCGCCGTAGCCCTGGTCGCCCTGCTGCTGCGCCGTCTGCTGCTGGTGGAGTCATGAGACGGCTGCGCAACCTCGCCTACACCAGCGCTGTAATGGTGTTGGTGCTTGACCAGCTCAGCAAGGCTCTAGCCGTTACCAATCTGCCGCTCGGGAGCAGTTCAGCTTTTCTGCCCGGGCTGCTTTCCCTGCAGCTTGTTCGCAACTCCGGAGCGGCCTTCAGCCTGTTCAGCGGCAATCCCCAGCTACTTGGCCTGGTGAGCCTTCTGGTCTCCATTGCTGTGGCCGTTTGGATTCAAAAGCAGGGTCAAATGACCCTCACCCGGAGCCTTGGGGTAGGGCTGCTGCTGGGGGGAGCTCTTGGTAATGGTCTTGATCGCTGGCGTCTTGGCTATGTGGTGGATTTTTTAGCCCTGGTGCCGGTTTCCTTCCCGGTGTTCAACCTGGCCGATGTGGCCATCAACCTGGCGGTGCTTTGCTTCGCCATCGAGCTGCTGGGTAACCATGGCCAAAAAGGCGTTTGAGGCCCTAGGCCGGCGCTGGCAGCGGTTCAGCCAGCCAGGCCAAGCCCAACTCCAGCTGCACCTACCAGGCCAAGCCTCGCGCCTGCTGCCCCTGCACCCGGGCACCTACCGCATCGGGCGCGACAACGACTGCCAAATTTGCGTTGACCATCCGGCGGTCAGCCGCGAGCACGCCCTGCTGGAGCGGCGCGGATCCCACTGGTTGCTCAGCGACGACAGCTCAACCAACGGCCTGTGGTGGCAGGGCCGGCGGGTGCAGAAGTTGCTGCTTCGCGACGGCGACAGCCTTCGCTTCGGCCCCAGCCAGGAGGCGGGACTGCCCGAGCTCGATTTTCAGATCCGCCCCCTGCCCCAGTTGCAAAGGTTGCTGCGGGCAGCGAGCTTGATGCTTGCGGCGGCGGCCCTTGGCGGCCTTGGCTTGCAGGCCATCTCTGGCCTCCAAGTGCCGATACGCGGCAGCCTCGCCACGGTGCGAGGCCCCCTGGTGCTCTACGACCGGCAGGGCAAAGCAATCGCAACAGCCCAGGCCAAGGAGCATCGGGAGCTCAAAGCCTTGCAGGGCTATCCCCGGGTGTTGATCGATGCCCTGCTTGCCAGTGAGGACAGCCGCTTCTGGTGGCATCCCGGCGTCGACCCGGTTGGCACGGGCCGTGCCCTTGTTACCAACGTGCTCGGAGGAAGGGTGCTGGAGGGGGGCAGCACCCTCACCCAGCAACTGGCCCGCAGCTTGTACCCCGATCAGGTGGGTCAAGGTGAAACCCTTGGCCGCAAGTGGCGTGAGCTGCTGGTGGCACTCCAGCTCGAGGCCCGTTTCAGCAAGCGGGATCTACTGCTGAGCTACCTCAACCGGGTTTATTTGGGTGTTGGCTGGGGTTTCGAGGATGCCTCCCGCCACTATTTCGGTAAGCCCGCCAGCGACCTGAAGCTTGAGGAGGCCGCCCTACTGGTGGGCCTACTTCCCTCACCCAATGGCTACGACCCCTGCTTCGATCCCCAGGCGGCCCTGAGCTCCCGCAATGCCGTGCTCAGCAAGATGGGTGATACGGGCCGCATCAGTGCCGATCAGGCCCGCAGCGGCCGCCGCAGCCCAATCCGGCTTTCGCCCCAGGCCTGCCGCAGTAGCAGCTCTCAACGTGGAGTCCCCTTTTATTCAGACCAAGTCGGCCGCGACCTCGATCAACTGGTGGGGTCAGAGGTGGCGGCCGAGGGCAATTTCCTGATCGATACCTATTTGGATCGCAACCTGCAGGAGCAGGTGGAACGGTTGTTGCGCCAACGACTTAGCTCCAGCAAGGCGCTGGGGGTAGGGGAGGGGGCCGTGGTCGTGCTCGATTCGCGCACCGGCGGCATCCTGGCCCTTGCCGGTGGCCGCGACTACCGCCAGAGCCAGTTCAATCGGGCCACGATGGCCCTGCGCCAGCCCGGCAGCACCTTCAAGCTGATTCCCTATTTGGTCGCTCTCGAGCGGGGCGGTAAGCCCAGTGATCCAATCAGCTGCTCGCCATTGCGCTGGCGCGGTCAGAGCTTTAGCAGCGGCTGTGGTGGCAAGTTGAGCCTGGTATCTGCCTTTGCTAGCAGTAGCAACACGGCAGCGCTGCGACTGGCCCAGCGAGTAGGGCTTGATGCTTTGGTGCAGAAAGCTCGCGATCTTGGCTTCACTAGCCCCCTGGCGGCCGTGCCCGGATTAGCCCTCGGCCAGAGCGAGGTAACCCTGCTGGAGCTCACCGCTGCCTACGCGGCGATCGCCAACGGTGGCGTTTGGCATTCCCCCAGCACAATTCGGCGCCTTACGGATGGAGAGGCATGTAGCGGCCAGTCATCAAGCCAGTGCCGCCAGGCCAACGCCCCCACAACATCCCAAGCGGGACGCCGGGTAAGCAGCGAGGCGACGGCCAGCGCCATGCAGCAGTTGCTGCGGGCCGTGGTGCAGCGGGGTACGGGCCAGATGGCCAGTCTGGGCGGTCAGGAGGGTGGCAAAACCGGCACAACCAACGACAGCCGCGATTTGCTCTTTGTCGGCTATGAGCCTCAGCGCCATTGGGTGGTGGGTATCTGGTTGGGTAATGACGACAACAGCCCCAGCCGCGCCAGCAGCGCCTTGGCTGCAGGACTGTGGAGCGAGATCATCCGAGCAGCCCGATCCTGATGCCTGAGTTGTGAGCACCCGCACCCGCCTGTGGATGATCGCCGGTCTGGCTGTACTGGCCCTGATTGCCGTTGGCGCAGTGCTGCAGGGGGTCAACAACCTCTACTGGCAACTGAGCTGGTACCTGCCGAGCTGGATCGTTCAGCCGGTTTTTGCTCTTGTGTTCGCCGGCTTTGTGCTGCTGCTGGTGCAACTGGCCTGGCCTTGGCTGCGGACCATTACCGGCAAGGCAAGGCCAGGAGCGGCTGCCAGCTTGCCGCCGCCGGGTAACCGCCGGGAAGCGGCCGCCCAAAATCTGGCCGCCATCGATCAAACCCTCGATCGGGTGCGCGATGCGGTGGAGCGGGAAGCCCTGAGTCAAGAGCGGCAGCGCATGCAGGCCGAGCTGGAACGGGGCGATCTCGTGATTGTGCTGTTTGGTACGGGCTCTGCAGGCAAAACCTCTCTGATCCGGGCCCTGCTGCAAGAGCTGGTGGGCAAGGTGGGAGCTGCCATGGGATCTACCAGCGAAACCCAGCGCTATCGCCTGCGGCTGCGCAGCTTGCAGCGAGCCGTGGTTTTGGTTGATACGCCAGGCATCCTCGAAGCAGGTGCTGCTGGGCTGGAGCGGGAGCGGCTCGCCCGCGACCAGGCAAGCAAGGCGGACCTACTCCTGCTCGTGGTGGACGGCGACTTGCGCGCCGCCGAGCTTGAGGTTTTTGAAGCCCTGGCTGGCCTTGGCAAGCGGCTGATGCTGGTGCTCAACAAGTGCGACCTGCGCGGCGAGCAGGAGGAGGCGAGGTTGCTACAGCTACTGCGCCAACGCAGCCGTGACCACATTGCGGCCGAAGACGTGATCCCCGCCAGCGCGGCACCCCAGAGCGTGCCCATGCCAGGCGGGCGCCCCTTGCAGCCAGCTGCCGAGGTAGATGCCCTGTTACGCCGCATCGCGGCCGTGCTCCACGCCGACGGGGAAGAACTGATTGCCGACAACCTGTTGTTGCAGTGCCGGCGGCTCAGTGAGGCCAGCCGCTCCCTGCTGACCAGGCAGCGCCGCAGCGACTGCGAGGCGATCGTTGATCGCTACATGTGGATCGGAGCCGGGGTGCTGGCCGTCACACCCCTACCTGGCTTGGACCTGCTCGGTGCCGCCGCTGTAAACGCCCAGATGGTGGTGGAGATAGCCCGTATCTATG
Encoded here:
- a CDS encoding biotin transporter BioY; the protein is MRALATWSGAIAGLLLILVGGLIQAAAPLPAASGGWNLATLPITLQVPALLLTALVCGPRSGMLAAVAYLSLGLFQLPVFQGGGGAAYLLDPGFGYLAGFIPAAWLTGKLVRQQGMDDLLGLFGAAVVGLGVLQVCGIANLLLGALAGRWGPNLGILLFSYSLAPLLPQLLLCCAVALVALLLRRLLLVES
- the lspA gene encoding signal peptidase II, which encodes MRRLRNLAYTSAVMVLVLDQLSKALAVTNLPLGSSSAFLPGLLSLQLVRNSGAAFSLFSGNPQLLGLVSLLVSIAVAVWIQKQGQMTLTRSLGVGLLLGGALGNGLDRWRLGYVVDFLALVPVSFPVFNLADVAINLAVLCFAIELLGNHGQKGV
- a CDS encoding transglycosylase domain-containing protein, whose product is MAKKAFEALGRRWQRFSQPGQAQLQLHLPGQASRLLPLHPGTYRIGRDNDCQICVDHPAVSREHALLERRGSHWLLSDDSSTNGLWWQGRRVQKLLLRDGDSLRFGPSQEAGLPELDFQIRPLPQLQRLLRAASLMLAAAALGGLGLQAISGLQVPIRGSLATVRGPLVLYDRQGKAIATAQAKEHRELKALQGYPRVLIDALLASEDSRFWWHPGVDPVGTGRALVTNVLGGRVLEGGSTLTQQLARSLYPDQVGQGETLGRKWRELLVALQLEARFSKRDLLLSYLNRVYLGVGWGFEDASRHYFGKPASDLKLEEAALLVGLLPSPNGYDPCFDPQAALSSRNAVLSKMGDTGRISADQARSGRRSPIRLSPQACRSSSSQRGVPFYSDQVGRDLDQLVGSEVAAEGNFLIDTYLDRNLQEQVERLLRQRLSSSKALGVGEGAVVVLDSRTGGILALAGGRDYRQSQFNRATMALRQPGSTFKLIPYLVALERGGKPSDPISCSPLRWRGQSFSSGCGGKLSLVSAFASSSNTAALRLAQRVGLDALVQKARDLGFTSPLAAVPGLALGQSEVTLLELTAAYAAIANGGVWHSPSTIRRLTDGEACSGQSSSQCRQANAPTTSQAGRRVSSEATASAMQQLLRAVVQRGTGQMASLGGQEGGKTGTTNDSRDLLFVGYEPQRHWVVGIWLGNDDNSPSRASSALAAGLWSEIIRAARS
- a CDS encoding DUF697 domain-containing protein, encoding MSTRTRLWMIAGLAVLALIAVGAVLQGVNNLYWQLSWYLPSWIVQPVFALVFAGFVLLLVQLAWPWLRTITGKARPGAAASLPPPGNRREAAAQNLAAIDQTLDRVRDAVEREALSQERQRMQAELERGDLVIVLFGTGSAGKTSLIRALLQELVGKVGAAMGSTSETQRYRLRLRSLQRAVVLVDTPGILEAGAAGLERERLARDQASKADLLLLVVDGDLRAAELEVFEALAGLGKRLMLVLNKCDLRGEQEEARLLQLLRQRSRDHIAAEDVIPASAAPQSVPMPGGRPLQPAAEVDALLRRIAAVLHADGEELIADNLLLQCRRLSEASRSLLTRQRRSDCEAIVDRYMWIGAGVLAVTPLPGLDLLGAAAVNAQMVVEIARIYGISMSRQSAQDLALSVGRTMAGLGLVKGGVSLLSAALSLNVPALVVSRAIQAVSAAWLTRVAGLSFITYFERDQDWGDGGVQEVVQQQYDLSRRDGAMSRFLKAAFNRVVQPLQAKQRSLPPRPGPD